gtatatatatgtgtatatatatgtatatatatatatatatatatatatatatacatatgtatgtgtgtatatgtgtgtgtgtgtgtgtgtgtgtgtgtgtgtgtgtgtgtgtgtgtgtgcatatgcatatgcatatgcatgcacatgtacatgcacacacacacacacacacacacacacacacacacacacacacacacatacatacacactcacacatatacctatatatatgtgcgcgcgcgcgtgtgtgtgtgtgtttgaacattcCATGGGAATTgcctttttactttattttaatacAGATTCTTTTCTTATGGCAAATATCTTAGACTACAAAGTTTTTTTAAAGGGTATGATTGCAAATCAAAGCAATATCCTCTTTCCAtgtaacaaaagaaaacacagtaTATCAATGCACATCTGCTtaacttcatctcctttttcttcttctttccttccttttgcgAAAGAATATAAGCACGTGAACCCAACGTTCTCCAAATTAATCGATCTTTCGTCAGAAACCCCTGGACATTGTGCAGGGAAACGCCATGGATGACTAACTACATTAATTCCAGAGTTGTGCTCGGTCCAgaagaccctccctccctccctccctccctccctccctccctccctccctccctccctccctcctaccaacgcctccctccctccctcctaccaacgcctccctccctccctcctaccaacgcctccctccctccctcccactaacgccttcctccctccctccctccctccctccctcctaccaacgcctccctccctccctcctaccaacgcctccctccctccctcctaccgacCCCAACTTCCCCTGTGCCAACCCCTACCTCCCCTGTCGACCCTACCTCCCCCCTGCTGCTACCCCTTTGATGGCGAATCGCGAGTTTGATGAGTTAAGGGGAAAGGGCCCGTGCTCACCTTCGTCGAATTAACTGACAGAATTGTCTACgcgggaaaatgagggagaaaaccAGTGGATAGTCGGTATGTTTAATTGTTTCAGTTAATTTTTCACAAAAGGTCGtcatttcatcttcatctcacgCATGGTAAGATTAAATAAATGTCTTAGGATGCCAACTTTCCTCTTTCCTAGAATTGTGAATGATTTGGTTATTCCTGTCTCTGGTGCCgcgggggtcatcagtgattcccaactGGCGTTTTCGGGAATAAAAAGATGGCTAGTTTTGATATGAAATCCCTCTTTAACAATGTTACAATGtgcccacagacggagcagtcgagcagtcgagagggtcaccagctccatatTAGATGATGAACTTCCGCTGAGCCTAGTAAGTTGAGCGTGGACTCGGGTACTCCGAGTTCGCAGGGGAAGAATATCAGCAaattagtggtcttgccatgggctcccctctGAGCGCAATTTTGGCATGCCTCTTTATGAATACGCTGAAGAGGGCCAGCTACATGGATATAATTGGCAGATTCTACTTTTCTTCGTTAAATACtccagaggcttccttctaaacttcagaaggaaggtggagaacaTGCTAACAAGATCAGACCCTTCACACACTTATAATTTTCTCGCATCACCGCCATATAACATTTCCGAGGTGATCAGCAGGTACTTTGGCAGTACAGTAAAAATCGACAGCACATCCGGTGAGAAGATTCATGActtaatacgagacagaaagccgTCCGCAAACAACACAGGGGAtattgtagtgaaccataagaaaacggaatcatcaaggggggtcccaagcaattcgtggcagaactggatgcctgaaatctccgcttgtcaccaccagggaccaccaccgtggacgttacaacgacgaataattttattttttaatatgaatgtatatactttgtttcgttttttataCCTGTTTTATACTTCATAATTAATGCCCTAAAACTGTTCATAGTaagatattttgattttattatattataagcctccagaactgCAATCACATAACTGCTTGTTCCCGCCTCTTAGACGATGGcagaggtatgggagataaacaagggagtcacgctcgtaaggcccaggctacaggtactctctctcccaatccacgggttaaTGGACTTAAACCAAggggtattctagcagtaagccagagatactttgcggaagactgcttgcttaggataaccccttgagagaggccgtagtcgatttttttttttttttcctttatatgtttAACCTTATGGTgttttacggtgacggacggaggattcgaggcaccCCTCTTTTGTAAGTTAAGTTATGGGTGCACCAGCTGTATATGCCGGCTTTACTATATTTTTAtcacttatgtatatatccaagctcttttattaaatattagttttatgtgtttgtttctttttcgtagTGATGTTccttttagcaaggagttgtgcccaggttTCTTTTGAGTTTCAACCTTCGCGGTagttgtaaaaccccgttgtaaTTAAATTAATATTAGGGAACCAAAAAGGTTCGACATATcttgaaataatgatgaatgctacaggatgtatgtaaatttcatgaacaatatctatcccaaacccaccgtgccctcggagagtgcttaccgctcggcccgctccgtcggcatatcTTAGTAGATATAAATTAACCAGTGTATTGTGcaagtgtcgaagtctgacactaaaatCACGCGTTGCTGGTCACTAtaatatcgcataccctgcagtagATGCAATTAAGCTTATGGTGAGAAAGGACGTATTTTCGACACCAGGATCAACGAAGATCGAGCTGACGTCTGTCACAGCAGAACTTCCAAGGGCCTGATGGTGCACGTGGaagaagctggacatctaccgagctggaaggaagcagaaataatGGAAGCCACATCGAAGGAGAATGTGAACACCGCTTCGGGTAGTTTCAAATTATCCAAGATCGCGTCAACAATTATGCACGTAACAAGCGGCACGTCACTGCCGCCAGATGGGTCATGAACTCAcgtcttgaattgtgaagatattgattattatacatatatcaactatatttgtcacaatgaatacgggtcacacacacacacacacacgcacacacacacacacacacacacacacacacacacaatatatatatatatatatatatatatatatacacacatttatatatatctatatatgtatatatttatatgtatatttatatatatatctatatatatatatatttatatatatatatttatatgtatgcatacacatatatatatacacatttgtatatatacatagatatatatttgtgaatatatatatatgtatatatatacatctatatatatatatatatataaacactttcccGCAGTGAAAGTCCTTCTGTCAAAGCCCAACCTCTCTACTAAGTCTGCGAAGGCTGAAGTATTAACAAATGCTGTTATCACCTCCTTGGAGATTCCGGCTACTGAAACCAGGGTCGCAGGTGGACGTCGGACGACACCCACGCCTTGCCCCTCTCGACATCAAGGAGACACAGGAGAAACCAACGAACATTTCAAGGAGAAATGGTGACTCTTCTTGGGTCATCGCTCCCATCTTTATAAAGCCTGGAATAACTGCCACAAAGATTAAGGAAAAAATCCCTGTGACAAGATTTTTAGACACAAAAGGACTTGTAGGTGCACCACATAAAGTAGTAATCCTCTGTCCGATAATGAACTGTCGTGGCTTGCGTGTCTCCTGAGAGGAATTAAGTGATTTTGCTTCTCGTTTCTCCCCTACAAGAGACAATGGTTAGGAATGCTGCCCACGTTTGTCCTCGTTGTTGTCACGCGGTTTACTTTCCCCGGTTCCCTGGGTAAGGTTGTCATGGTGGTATAGCTATCCTAGTTCGAAGTAATGTGAGCTTTTCCTGTCTTGGATTTATCACTCCACTACAGGCTGTTACTCTGTTActgtgctgttttttttcttttctttttctcttcgtcggCAGTATACGTCATGCAAGGTCTACTTTCCTTCCAGTGTCACAGATGAGAGAGGTAATCTTGACTACCTCGCACATGGCCTTACCTCACCCTTTCTTCTGTTAAGTGATATGAATGGTCGCCCTCCTATGCGGGGTGACTGCACTATCACTGCACGAGGCGTTTTACTCTTATCCCTAGTAGGGGATAAAGAATTAGGAATTCTAAATACTGGTGATATCATTCTATATCCAAACCGGTACTTCTACTGTCACTGATATCTCCTCCTTTTGTTCATTTAATGCTACTTTAGAGGTGATAACAGCAGTTGTTAACACTTCAGCCTTCACAGACTTAGTAGAAAGGTTGGGCTTTGACAGAAGGACTTTCACTGCGGGCAATGCCAGATCCGCATGGAAGTGTCCTATCCTCATACGAAAGGTGAGCCACAGACTGGCCATCCTCGCTGGCGCCTGGATAAAGCAGACTGGCTGTTATCAGAACTGAGGCAGACGTTGTCTTTGGCGCAGTCTTCCCTCTGTGTTGTCGAAGTGACAGCTTGTCTGACACTGTTTCTGTTTTTACTGCAGAGGTATCGGCAAATGTACTTTATAATTTATCGACTCCAGAAGTGCCGTATCAGCCTTGTAATCTTTTAGTTCTTTTACAAATCatccattagtgttatcatccaTGTAGAGACTATATGTCCTCGAACGTCGGGGCCATCTGGTAGGGTTCAGTTGGATTCCAGTCCATGCTGACGTAGCTGGAAATGAGCCGGCAGACAGACTTGCTAAGGCGGCGGCGGCCCGAGgtgctcctccttccccactaccTTCTAAAGACCTATTCCTCCACCATTCGCCTGGCAGTTCGGGCATAATAGCAACGGAGTCTCTTTCTACCATCACAAAGATGGGAGAAATAACTTTAACAGCAATCTTCCCTTCTTGTCATGCGGGCGTCAAGAGTCGCCGCGGCCAAACAGCCCTGACCCGTCTTGGGAGAGGTCATACCCGACTGACCCACGGATATCTCATATCTTGAGCCATACTACGAAGACTGGCTGGTCCCCCTGACTATGCGACACTAGCTGGTCGAGTGTCCCAGTCTTGTTGAGTTGCGAGAAGGGGATCCATCTTGGAGTCAGGATGGTACCTTCCACCTTTCGCTAATCCTTGGGAGAAAGGTGCCTCACTTCCGGATGTGAGGTTTAAGCGTTTTTGAAGGAAGCTTTTCTTGAAGATATAACTCTCATTTTTTCTCAACTTAGCTAAACAATTGTCAAATTCTTTTAATGTATCTTAATGAAAACGTTTGTTTTGTAGTATTTATTCCTCATGTTACATTTTGATTAACTATATACCCTGCAGTTGCGGCGCCGAGTATGATTTTTCATTAATGATTAATTCATTAATCATTCATGTCTGAATACACCCCAGACTACATTTAAACACTCACCTCCGTTTACAGAAACGAAAGAAGTTCTTAAGGTACATTTCAATACAAATGACAATCAAAGCACGCTTTATGTATTCCTCATATAGAATTAAATAGTTAAAAAATTATTTACTCAACAGTGAAAACCACAAAAGGCACAAATTATATCAAAACAGGGCGCAGTGTGTGGATAGTAATGTCCGTGTTCCCGAGAACCGGAAGAGCCTTCATCCCGGCCGTGTTTTCGTGCGATCAGCTGGCGACGGTGAAATCCCGCAACCCGACGGCGAAGacttccttttttaaaaaataacaccacAAGATGGGTTACACAGACAACCCCGATGGCAAGGAATGCTTCCAGAAGATTTGGGCGTGCACCAAGTACAGTGGAATGCTGGGTAAGACGAATTAGTGTGGAAATTCCTGATTCCTTTTGGTCTAAAGTTCCGTGATTGTTGAGTTGAGAACctgtttgcttttcttctttctcatgtgGAATACGTTACTCTTTTAATTCATTTGATATTAAAAACACAATCACGAAATTAAAGACAATTATGCAAAATAAAAGCCTACTGagattgttgaaaaaaaaaaaccaacccgGTAATGCaaccttcataaaaaaataataataaaaaaaaaaaatgtatatcattaTCGAGTATGAATAAAAGTATCGATAAGAATACTGGCAGAGATCGATTAATTCAGAAATATTGTTCATCCATGACATATCCGTTGCGAGTTAAAAATTGAAAATTATTgagtttattatcaatataaggcATGTGAGGTAATTGCTGTGGTCTCCAGGCCTTTGGTGCTGCAACAAAGGTTAACAAACAGCCCCAATATCCTGGTAAGAATGAGACTGGTTCCATATTCGATAATAAAATGTCCGTGAGGTCTGGAGTACTGGTAGATCTTTAAATCATTTAGACAACATATTAGTTTTGGCATTCACTCAAGATACTTCGGCAtgaattttttggggggagatgAAATGGATGTTGCTGTTATGATTGTAACTGGTGATCATCTTATTTGTTTCAAAAACCCTGTGTTAATTTCCCAGTTTCACGAGCCATCCaacattgctactattattctgTGTTTCAATTATGCACATACTAACATGCGTGAATCTTCCGTTGTTTTCTAACACATGTAATTGTGTTTTCGTAACTGTTTTAGAAGAGACCGAACTCTTCTGCATCTTATTCTATGCCTgcacagattatttcatgtatcagtgAGCATATTCTTCCCTTTGATTATGATATTGTCATTGTATATTCTTATACATGTATACCAGAGGGGAATTCCATTGGTGAAATGTCTTATTTTTGGTAATTACAGGCAAAATATACCTTGTGAACTGGGAAACTGAAGCTATGGCATCTACTTTTTCAGTACAGATGTGATATTCTTTGATAAAGATAGATGTACTGCTGATATATACTGATTTAGATAGGTACAGTTACAAATGCAGGCAGCAATTTTGAATTAATAATCTCAATAGTAAGGTAGGGCATCAAGTTCATGAGGGAAATTGTAGGTTGAATCAAGCtgaattatgggggggggggggggggggttcagatGGGTTATGTGTATTGCGTCATAGCAAAGCACTTCGTCTGCAGGGTACACCTGTACGCACGGCGATGTACTAGAGCGCGTGGAGCAGAACGTTCCGCTTGATGTAGCTGACTCCCACGCCCAGTGTCTGGCCGTAGCTTGAAATCACGGAAGTTTATCATGCCCAGGGATTTCTGTTACCCAGCAGTGATGGGTTATAACACTACTAAAAAATACTTGAAATTGGCTAATGAAACTCTACAGGCATGCCCACCATCAAAGGAAATCCATGGACAAGAGCCCTTAGTCAAAAATGTTTATGGGAATACACCTTATGAACCCCTAACCAAGGGGCTCTGCCACATGGACCCAGTAGCCTTTCTATATACATGTTATTTAACGAGCCCTTTGGTAGTTAAACAATACATTCTAGCCGTAAACTCCACCGAAcccctagccccctcccccccaggtatttatataatattctaaCCATATCCTCCCACAATAATTCCTATATATAGCCATATTAGAGAACTAGAGAATTAAAATAATTCACCAGTACCAATATTGTAGTGATTCAGTGAGAGTATTTGAGACCATTACCTATTTTTCAATTGACCAGCCATAACATCCAATTCATGGTGCTCAAGCCTTACACAGGATAATCTCTGCAATATGGATGCACAAAGCTCAGCAGATTGAAGATTCTTGTGGAGGACTAAAAGTTGCAGTCATGGGTATAACAAATAATCCACAGACAAGAatggtaatgccacaaataaaggaagaacATCACAAAAAGTGCCACTCACAGCCTAAGTCTAATCtcaagtttcagctctatctttccatgcatactgaggtgaagacaatgtaTCCTGGGGGTGTTAGGGGCAGAACCTCCCCTCAACCATCCTTTCAGGTAGTGCTCCAAAGGCAAACTCAATCATGGCAACTTGGATTCTTAATAAAACAGAACATAGAATTAGTCTGAAGAGTGCAGCCCAACTGTAAAGATTTACCACAGATTAGAGCAACTTTCATCTGGGTGTTTCACAAGCTGGTGGATTGTCATACCAGTAGCACCATGCACCTATTTTTGTAGGAGCCATGTGACCACAGCACAATTCCATTTAGCATTTAGGCTAAAACAATACCAATACCCAGCATCTGATATAATACTCTTCAACTATTGGCATATGCCAATGTCCCATTTTAAAGCCACTGTgtgtcatataaatatttattgattGTTTATAGGCCTCCTGGGCAATTTATActgaaataataaatcaatacaaGTTTTCATGCTAGAATGTATATTTGAGGGTACAAGTTACCATAATGAATAATTACTGAACTGACATTTCACTATTTGTTAGAACATATgcattgtatattttttctcatgaAGATGAATAGGAATTAATTAAAAGATGAATAATGTATTAGACAGTTTTCAGTGTAATTATAGCTtttgatatacatacatcacaAACTAAACAGTCTACGGAACTGATAGATCAGTATATTTTATGACAGGTATCTTTTTTGACAGTTGATGTAAATTGAGCATTAACCCGaagctgtgagtttactttatgaattgtttttacacatagaaggctacacttgtactaaatcaccaatgagctaattatgagtactgtttacccttttcctggatttatgaaaatattttatgttatcatgtcagtaacattatagtaattatgtctgtcataaaaataataccaccaatattcatagcattagtagaaaaaggtcacaaggtctactaattgactcctttttggCTTAGCActtacagagacatttcacaataatttcTAAATTGGGCACAGCATTTCCCTGGCAACATTGAGTTAAGAAAAGttctaaataaaaaatgaaaagtaggAGCAACCTTTGACCACTTTCATGATGACTATAATGTATAAAGTTTGTAGGGTATAATTAcaattttgtgcatatatatatgaggcataAAGTACATAAGGAACTATTGGTCGAAGTTCTATCCTTCCAGAATATAGTTTGCCTTGACGATAGAGCTAAAGGCACACTCCACTGTGATGGCTTGAATAGTTATCAGAGGTTTCCTTGGAGAAAGAGTgtataataacagaaaaagatTGTCTGTTTACAAGCTGCTGATAGCAACCTTTTTGCATCACTAATGATCAAATAGCTTGCATATGTTTTGCAGCAATATGTATCCTTTATGTATGTTGTTTGATTTTATTGAAATTGAAAATATTACCAGCCTTTTAGTGTTAggaagaaattaaataataattttatggaAGGAACCATATTCCTTCATAAGTTCAGAATTTTTCAGAATGTTTTATTGGTGTTCAAGTGATATGGTTTGTAGTTCATATTAGCCTGGTTTCAGAATATGACATAAATATTCGCTATTCTCTgaattgaagaagaaaatattggtgcgtaataaattatattatgatatcaCTAATACCAATAGTTTCAAAATGGCTGTATTGAGAAAAGGAATTGTTATtaatcaaatattttatccacaAACACATTTTTGAAAGGTATTAAAGACACTAGGTTTTTGATCACACTTCTTTAAAGATCCAGAGGTCCTCTTTTCATCACTGAAACCACAGCCTCTCTGTCAGAGTTTAGCACCTTCAGTTACAGCTATCCTTGCTCCCAGAATAACACACTGAActatgtctttccttctcttacagGACTTGTTGTATCTACCTATGATGTGTTGATGTACACCAAACCTCAGGGTTACGTGCCCACACTGGGAGCCTATATTCGTTCTACTGTTCCCCTGGCTGGTGCAGGTGCCGTCTTCGCTGCCGTCACCTGTGCCTCCACAAGTCTGCGAGGAAAGGATGACAAACTCAACTACTTTCTAGGGGGGAAGCTCAGCCGGTGGCATTATCGGTGTAGCTGGTAAGATGGTGTCGTTTTGATTCTTGCTGTTttaccttttctccttttctcttcgctGGTTGAGATAAACTGACTATCAGCTATAGGGGTCTTTCTTTAAAAATAGTAGTGGTGCAGTTTGAGTAACTTCATTCTTTAAAATGAGTTTCAGAATATTTCTCCATTTTGGTATCTGAGtatgatttttatctttttgtgaattctatttttcttttcttttcttctctttttcgtatTAGTTTCTAGCAAACATATTTTCCTTATTGGTAAACTTATTGCCATTTGTATTTCTTGTGTATATTTAGATCCATTAGATTTATGCAAATGAAACCTTAGAAATATAGATAACTCAGGTGTGAGAGTCAGACTTTATCTCGAAAGCCGTGTCTCCTTTTCACCATTATGTTGTATTTAGAttgtattttagttttatttattcaattgtttatttagttttatttagttttgtatatatactttttattgtttatttagttttattcagttttgtatatatcctttttattgtttatttagttttatttgtttattggttattgatatatatttatttatagtttatttatttttatttattcatttatagtttatatatttttatttatttatttatttacttatttatttatttactgtttatatatatgtatttttttaattgtttatttttatgtatttttcattttttcagccCGAAGCTTCCGCGTTGGAGTGCCCACCGCCTTCCTGCTGGGTGTGTGCGCCATCATCTACAAGGACTCGAAGGACTGCGGCTGGAAGCTCTTCCCTGAAGTCACTCACAGAGTTG
This genomic stretch from Penaeus chinensis breed Huanghai No. 1 chromosome 8, ASM1920278v2, whole genome shotgun sequence harbors:
- the LOC125028210 gene encoding NADH dehydrogenase [ubiquinone] 1 alpha subcomplex subunit 11-like; this encodes MGYTDNPDGKECFQKIWACTKYSGMLGLVVSTYDVLMYTKPQGYVPTLGAYIRSTVPLAGAGAVFAAVTCASTSLRGKDDKLNYFLGGKLSRWHYRCSCPKLPRWSAHRLPAGCVRHHLQGLEGLRLEALP